The genomic window CCTTCCGCAATGTGGAGAAGGCGATTGATTATGAAATCTATCGTCAAATTGAATTGATTGAGAGCGGTGGAGAAGTAGTACAGCAAACCCGGTTATGGGACACTTCAAAGATGCAGTCTCGTCCTATGCGATCTAAAGAAGAGGCGCATGATTATCGTTATTTCCCAGAGCCTGATCTTCCCCCAATTATTGTTACTTCCACTATGCTGGATGAGATCAAAGCCGAACTTCCTGAACTGGCAGATGTTCGCCAAAAGCGATTTATGGAAGAGTATGGAATGAGTGAAGTAGATGCTGTAACAATCACTGAAAGCCGATACCTGGCTGATTTCTTTGAATCTGTAGCTGAGTATTCAGGAAATGCTAAGGCAGCGTTGAACATTGTACTGAGTGAAGTGCTTCGAGTTCTTAACGAACAGAGCATTGATATCCGGGAATTCACCATTACGCCTCAGCGACTTTCTGAATTGATATCACTTAAAGAAGAAGACAAGATCAACTCTTCGGCGATGCAGACCATTTTTAACAACATGCTGGATTCGGAAAAATCTGCTGAAGAATGGGCTAAAGAGCTGAATCTAATACAGGTTTCGGATACAGGATTTTTGGAGGGGTTAGTGGATGAAATTATCGCCAATAACCCGGATGAGGTGGAGCGGTTTAAAGCAGGGAAAAAACAACTGATGGGATTTTTTGTGGGACAAGCTATGAAAGCATCAAAAGGGAAAGCCAATCCTAAAATGGTTACCCAGATGGTCACAAAAAAACTAGAAGGCTAAGTGAATGAATAAAGTATATCTATCAATTTTAGTAATTATAATTGCCGGCGTGTCATGT from Balneola sp. includes these protein-coding regions:
- the gatB gene encoding Asp-tRNA(Asn)/Glu-tRNA(Gln) amidotransferase subunit GatB, yielding MSTIAHERFEAVIGLEVHAQLLTKSKAFAPVAAIYGEAPNTQVTPLCLGHPGTLPVVNENLVRYIIKMGLATNCSVAPKSIFARKNYFYPDLPKGYQISQYDTPICFDGFVDIELEDYDKRIGLTRIHMEEDAGKSIHDQDPYNTLVDLNRAGTPLIEIVSEPDLRTPEEAYAYLTKIKQIVQYLEICDGNMEEGSLRCDANVSVRPRGREKFGTRTELKNMNSFRNVEKAIDYEIYRQIELIESGGEVVQQTRLWDTSKMQSRPMRSKEEAHDYRYFPEPDLPPIIVTSTMLDEIKAELPELADVRQKRFMEEYGMSEVDAVTITESRYLADFFESVAEYSGNAKAALNIVLSEVLRVLNEQSIDIREFTITPQRLSELISLKEEDKINSSAMQTIFNNMLDSEKSAEEWAKELNLIQVSDTGFLEGLVDEIIANNPDEVERFKAGKKQLMGFFVGQAMKASKGKANPKMVTQMVTKKLEG